A window of Mucilaginibacter sp. PAMC 26640 contains these coding sequences:
- a CDS encoding phosphoribosylaminoimidazolesuccinocarboxamide synthase (catalyzes the formation of (S)-2-(5-amino-1-(5-phospho-D-ribosyl)imidazole-4-carboxamido)succinate from 5-amino-1-(5-phospho-D-ribosyl)imidazole-4-carboxylate and L-aspartate in purine biosynthesis; SAICAR synthase): protein MNAIKETNFNFPSQTAFYKGKVRDVYTIDNQYLAMVVTDRISAFDVVLPEPIPFKGQVLNQIAAKFLKATADIVPNWVLNVPDPSVTIGRICEPFKVEMVIRGYLAGHAAREYALGKRQVCGVTLPEGLKENDILPEPIITPTTKASVGHDEDISREDILAKGIVSEEDYNQLETFTRQLFERGTEIAAGQGLILVDTKYEFGKVGDQIYLIDEIHTPDSSRYFYSDGYAERQANDEPQKQLSKEFVRKWLIENGFQGKDGQKVPEMTREIILSISERYIELYQQITGEAFVKPGDEDVLQRVERNINIALADL, encoded by the coding sequence ATGAATGCTATAAAAGAAACAAATTTTAATTTCCCATCGCAAACAGCCTTTTACAAAGGCAAAGTACGCGATGTTTATACCATTGACAATCAGTACCTGGCTATGGTGGTTACCGACAGGATATCCGCATTTGATGTGGTGCTGCCGGAGCCAATTCCGTTCAAAGGACAAGTGCTTAACCAAATAGCAGCCAAGTTCCTTAAAGCGACTGCTGATATTGTGCCAAACTGGGTCCTTAACGTTCCCGACCCAAGTGTTACCATTGGCCGTATTTGCGAGCCATTCAAGGTAGAAATGGTGATCCGGGGTTACCTGGCCGGGCATGCAGCACGTGAATATGCATTGGGAAAACGCCAGGTTTGCGGCGTAACATTGCCCGAAGGATTGAAAGAAAATGATATTTTACCAGAGCCAATTATCACCCCTACTACCAAAGCCTCTGTTGGGCACGATGAAGATATTTCTCGGGAGGATATCTTGGCTAAAGGAATTGTATCCGAAGAAGATTACAACCAACTGGAAACTTTTACCCGCCAGCTTTTTGAACGGGGAACCGAAATTGCAGCAGGGCAGGGGCTAATCTTAGTGGACACAAAATATGAATTTGGTAAGGTTGGCGACCAGATCTATCTCATAGACGAGATCCACACGCCGGATTCTTCGCGGTATTTTTATAGTGACGGATACGCCGAACGCCAGGCCAATGACGAGCCACAAAAACAGCTGTCCAAAGAGTTTGTTCGTAAGTGGCTTATCGAAAATGGTTTTCAGGGCAAAGACGGCCAAAAGGTACCAGAAATGACGCGGGAGATTATTTTATCGATCTCTGAGCGATACATCGAACTATATCAGCAAATTACAGGTGAGGCATTTGTAAAACCAGGAGATGAGGATGTTCTACAGCGGGTAGAGCGAAATATCAATATTGCGCTGGCAGATTTGTAA
- a CDS encoding MBL fold hydrolase — protein sequence MKLTIHGAARQVTGSMHLLQVGQYNILIDCGLDYEKDHNLQVNEDFGFDPEKIDVVVLTHAHIDHSGNLPTLVRMGFSGQILCTPPTADLTELLLIDSVNIFLQKANKGRHSRKRHKHSNSSGPQPLYLQKHVMDTVERFVTIGYNKPFRINGDIELTFIPAGHLLGAAAAVFNVIEDDIEKSIAFTGDIGRKNYPVLNDPEPLPPVDYIVSESTYGGRMHTKGKSVEETLVETIDKVCIKEQGRLIIPAFSIGRTQSLVFALNKIFSSGLLPPVAIFVDSPMATRATDIFRKHHHLVNPEAQEFYNKQGDEFDFDNLTYVETLKDSRQVSNYYEPCIIISSAGMLEGGRIQDHLFYNIQNYYCTILFIGYCAKGTLGYRLLRGDPIVHIKDRDLSVYATIKQTDVLSAHGDHEDLVNNIKHQAADKLKGVFLVHGEAGSMQLLAETLEHDGYQVTIPEKSVTYEL from the coding sequence ATGAAACTAACTATACACGGGGCGGCCCGTCAGGTAACCGGCAGTATGCATTTACTGCAGGTTGGCCAGTATAATATATTAATTGATTGTGGCCTTGATTACGAAAAGGATCACAACTTACAGGTAAACGAAGATTTTGGTTTCGACCCCGAAAAGATTGATGTAGTGGTTTTAACACATGCACATATCGATCATTCGGGCAACTTGCCCACACTGGTACGGATGGGGTTTAGTGGTCAGATCCTGTGCACCCCTCCCACTGCCGATCTCACGGAGTTATTACTGATAGATTCGGTAAATATATTCCTGCAAAAAGCCAACAAAGGCCGTCATAGCCGCAAACGCCATAAACATAGCAACAGCAGTGGGCCCCAGCCGTTATACCTGCAAAAGCATGTAATGGACACCGTTGAACGATTTGTTACCATTGGTTACAACAAACCGTTCCGCATCAACGGAGATATTGAATTAACATTTATCCCGGCTGGGCATTTGTTAGGAGCAGCTGCCGCTGTATTCAATGTTATTGAGGATGATATTGAAAAATCTATTGCCTTTACCGGCGATATTGGTCGTAAAAATTACCCTGTATTGAACGACCCCGAACCATTGCCGCCGGTAGACTATATCGTAAGCGAATCTACCTATGGAGGGAGAATGCACACCAAAGGTAAATCTGTTGAGGAAACCCTGGTGGAAACGATAGATAAAGTGTGCATCAAGGAACAAGGAAGGCTCATCATACCGGCATTCAGTATTGGGCGCACACAATCGCTTGTTTTTGCTTTAAACAAGATCTTTAGCAGCGGCTTATTACCGCCTGTGGCCATCTTTGTAGATAGCCCGATGGCTACCCGTGCAACGGACATCTTCCGCAAACATCATCATTTGGTAAACCCGGAAGCGCAGGAGTTTTACAACAAACAGGGTGACGAATTTGATTTCGACAACCTGACTTACGTAGAGACGCTTAAAGACAGCCGCCAGGTATCCAACTATTATGAGCCTTGTATTATCATATCTTCGGCAGGAATGCTGGAAGGCGGCAGGATCCAGGACCATCTTTTTTATAACATCCAGAATTATTACTGTACTATCCTGTTTATTGGGTATTGCGCTAAAGGTACATTGGGCTACAGGCTCTTGCGCGGTGACCCAATTGTACACATCAAAGACCGCGATCTGTCTGTTTATGCTACCATTAAACAAACAGACGTACTAAGTGCACACGGAGATCATGAGGACTTAGTGAACAATATAAAGCACCAGGCGGCGGATAAGCTTAAAGGCGTATTTTTGGTACATGGCGAAGCAGGAAGTATGCAACTTTTGGCGGAAACGCTGGAACACGACGGTTATCAAGTAACGATACCTGAGAAGAGTGTGACTTACGAGTTGTAG
- a CDS encoding multidrug ABC transporter ATP-binding protein, producing MARGRLNSGAKAEAELPKAKINKQSLHNVGKLLSYIKPYRAKFIGGMLFLVLSSLVGLAFPGFFGALIDASQGVQRLGFVPADLKKIGEVAIVVLFLQGFVSYFRITWFVQVAEKSLANIRRDTYFKLITLPMNFFANRRVGELNSRISADLSQIQEALTTTFAEMIRQVIILIGGIILLIIISWKLTIALLVILPFLIVTAIIFGKFIRGISREAQDQLAESNTIVEETLQGIANVKAFVNEAFEAGRYDKTLQRVVSIAVKGAKYRGMFGAFIVFCLFGTVFCEIWYGSYLVSIHDKGLTFGQLTNFIVYAAFISAAMGSLPDLYANMQKAVGATERVLEILDETGENVSINASENEIKQNINGNLSFVDVAFAYPSRSELTVLNKVSFEAKAGQRVAIVGPSGSGKSTTAALILQFYHPQSGTILFDGKPAEEYALTDIRNQVAIVPQDVLLFGGTILENIAYGKLNASKEEIIQAAKRANADQFITSFPEAYETVVGERGVKLSGGQRQRIAIARALLKNPAILILDEATSSLDSESERLVQEALEELMKGRTSIIIAHRLSTIREADRIIVLEKGNIIENGTHQELVANEQGLYRYLSQLQYEVH from the coding sequence ATGGCAAGAGGACGATTGAATAGTGGTGCAAAAGCTGAAGCTGAATTACCTAAGGCAAAGATAAATAAGCAAAGTCTTCATAACGTAGGTAAATTACTTAGTTACATTAAGCCATATCGCGCAAAATTTATTGGCGGCATGCTTTTTTTGGTTCTTTCCAGCCTTGTGGGCCTGGCCTTCCCAGGTTTTTTTGGCGCTTTGATAGACGCTTCCCAAGGCGTTCAGCGGCTTGGATTTGTACCTGCCGACCTGAAAAAAATTGGCGAAGTAGCTATAGTTGTCTTATTTTTACAGGGATTTGTTTCTTATTTCCGTATCACCTGGTTTGTTCAGGTAGCAGAAAAATCGCTGGCTAACATTCGACGAGATACTTATTTTAAATTGATTACGCTCCCCATGAATTTTTTCGCCAACAGGCGGGTGGGCGAACTAAATAGTCGCATATCGGCGGATCTATCCCAAATTCAGGAGGCATTGACCACTACGTTTGCAGAAATGATCCGGCAGGTGATCATTTTAATTGGCGGTATTATTCTGCTGATCATTATATCATGGAAACTCACCATCGCTTTACTGGTAATCCTCCCCTTTTTGATTGTTACGGCTATCATATTCGGCAAATTTATCAGGGGCATTTCCAGGGAGGCACAGGATCAGCTAGCCGAATCAAATACCATTGTGGAAGAGACGCTACAGGGGATTGCCAATGTTAAAGCATTTGTAAACGAAGCATTTGAAGCCGGCAGGTATGATAAAACCTTGCAGCGCGTGGTATCTATCGCTGTGAAAGGTGCAAAATATCGTGGCATGTTCGGGGCATTTATCGTGTTCTGCCTTTTCGGAACGGTTTTTTGCGAAATATGGTATGGATCTTACCTGGTATCTATCCATGATAAGGGATTAACCTTTGGCCAGTTAACCAACTTTATAGTATATGCTGCATTCATCAGCGCTGCCATGGGTAGCCTGCCTGATTTGTACGCTAATATGCAAAAGGCTGTGGGTGCAACCGAGCGGGTGCTGGAGATCCTGGATGAAACCGGAGAAAATGTATCCATCAATGCCAGTGAGAATGAAATTAAGCAGAATATCAACGGCAACTTATCTTTTGTTGATGTTGCATTTGCTTATCCTTCCCGGTCGGAGTTGACAGTGCTTAATAAGGTGTCCTTCGAAGCTAAAGCCGGCCAGCGGGTAGCTATTGTGGGCCCAAGCGGTTCAGGTAAATCTACTACAGCCGCACTTATCCTGCAATTTTACCATCCGCAGAGCGGAACGATCCTTTTTGACGGGAAACCAGCAGAGGAATATGCGCTGACAGATATCCGTAACCAGGTTGCGATAGTGCCGCAAGACGTGCTATTGTTTGGCGGGACTATTTTAGAAAACATTGCCTACGGAAAATTAAATGCTTCGAAAGAAGAAATCATCCAGGCTGCTAAACGCGCGAATGCCGATCAGTTTATTACTTCATTTCCAGAGGCTTATGAAACGGTTGTTGGGGAACGCGGTGTAAAATTATCCGGCGGGCAACGCCAGCGAATCGCCATTGCACGCGCATTGTTAAAAAATCCTGCTATCTTAATCCTGGATGAGGCAACCTCGTCATTAGATTCTGAATCGGAACGTTTGGTGCAGGAGGCTTTGGAAGAGTTAATGAAAGGGCGTACCTCTATCATTATCGCCCACCGCCTGTCCACTATCCGCGAAGCAGACAGGATCATTGTACTGGAAAAAGGTAACATCATCGAAAACGGAACTCACCAGGAACTGGTAGCCAACGAACAAGGCTTGTACAGATATTTAAGCCAGTTGCAGTATGAGGTTCATTAG
- a CDS encoding phosphate starvation-inducible protein PhoH, with product MNELKLSIEQVNPAVLWGPNNDHFEIIRKQYPKLKIVARGSEVKVLGDENELAVFQEKFDRLVEHLEKYDTLTAIDVERILGTKPKPASSTGEPAAADKFASGEVLVFGPNGIMVRARTTNQHRMVDGIGKSDILFAIGPAGTGKTYTAVALAVRALKNKEIKRIILTRPAVEAGENLGFLPGDLKEKIDPYLRPLYDALDDMIPAEKLKLYLENRTIEIAPLAFMRGRTLDNCFVILDEAQNATDMQLKMFLTRMGPSAKFIVTGDVTQIDLPKKQQSGLYTALRILTDIKGIDIVYLSGEDVVRHKLVRRILEAYGDIQ from the coding sequence TTGAACGAGCTAAAACTATCAATTGAACAAGTAAATCCCGCTGTTTTGTGGGGCCCTAATAACGACCATTTCGAGATCATTAGAAAGCAATACCCTAAGCTTAAAATAGTTGCACGAGGCAGCGAAGTAAAGGTTTTGGGTGACGAGAATGAGTTAGCCGTTTTCCAGGAAAAGTTTGATCGCCTGGTAGAACATCTGGAAAAATACGACACCCTAACGGCTATAGATGTGGAGCGCATTCTTGGCACCAAGCCAAAACCTGCATCATCAACTGGCGAACCTGCTGCTGCAGATAAATTTGCCAGTGGCGAGGTATTGGTTTTTGGGCCTAATGGCATAATGGTTCGTGCACGCACTACTAACCAGCACCGAATGGTTGATGGCATTGGTAAAAGCGATATTCTTTTTGCGATTGGCCCTGCCGGTACCGGTAAAACCTACACCGCGGTTGCATTAGCAGTGAGAGCCTTAAAAAATAAAGAGATTAAAAGAATTATTTTAACCCGCCCGGCTGTAGAGGCAGGGGAGAACCTGGGGTTTTTACCGGGCGATCTAAAGGAAAAGATAGACCCGTACCTGCGCCCCCTATACGATGCACTGGATGATATGATCCCGGCAGAAAAGTTGAAGCTTTATTTAGAGAACCGCACCATCGAGATTGCACCGCTGGCCTTTATGCGGGGCCGTACCCTTGATAATTGCTTTGTGATATTGGATGAGGCGCAAAACGCTACCGATATGCAATTAAAGATGTTTTTAACCCGTATGGGGCCGTCGGCTAAGTTTATTGTAACCGGCGATGTTACGCAAATAGATCTTCCTAAGAAACAGCAATCGGGTTTATATACCGCCCTGCGCATCCTAACCGATATCAAAGGTATCGACATTGTATATCTTAGCGGTGAAGATGTAGTACGGCACAAATTGGTTCGCCGCATACTGGAGGCTTACGGAGATATACAGTAA
- a CDS encoding Fe-S oxidoreductase, whose protein sequence is MTVELFIPCFIDQLYPDTAFNTVKVLEKAGCTVNYNPEQTCCGQPAFNAGFWDEAKAVGSKFLNDFPADSVIVSPSASCTGMVRNYYNDLFTNTTSHNKCRSIQGNIYELSDFLVNILQVDYFGAELDGRAVYHDSCAGLRECKIKDEPRQLLSKVLGLELVDLKDGEACCGFGGTFAVKFDGISSAMAQQKVYHAIDAKADYIISTDTSCLLHLQGYIDKYNLPIKTIHIADVLANGWGNV, encoded by the coding sequence ATGACCGTAGAGTTGTTTATCCCGTGTTTTATAGATCAACTATATCCAGATACTGCCTTTAATACGGTGAAGGTGCTTGAGAAAGCCGGTTGTACGGTTAATTATAACCCCGAACAAACTTGCTGCGGCCAGCCTGCCTTTAATGCTGGATTTTGGGATGAAGCAAAAGCGGTGGGTAGTAAATTTTTAAACGATTTTCCGGCAGATAGCGTGATCGTTTCCCCATCTGCATCCTGCACCGGCATGGTGCGTAATTATTATAACGACCTTTTCACCAATACCACCTCACACAATAAATGCCGGAGCATCCAGGGGAATATTTACGAGCTGAGCGATTTCCTGGTGAACATACTACAGGTAGATTACTTTGGTGCCGAACTGGACGGCCGTGCCGTTTATCACGATAGTTGTGCAGGTTTGCGGGAATGCAAAATTAAAGATGAACCCCGGCAACTCCTGTCAAAGGTTTTAGGTTTGGAATTGGTTGATTTAAAAGATGGAGAAGCCTGCTGCGGTTTCGGCGGGACCTTCGCGGTAAAGTTTGATGGTATTTCATCTGCAATGGCGCAGCAAAAAGTTTATCATGCCATTGATGCCAAAGCCGATTACATTATATCCACAGACACTTCCTGCCTGCTACATCTTCAGGGTTACATCGATAAATACAACCTGCCGATAAAAACTATCCATATTGCCGATGTATTGGCAAACGGGTGGGGGAATGTGTAA